In the genome of Caldalkalibacillus thermarum, one region contains:
- the mtrB gene encoding trp RNA-binding attenuation protein MtrB encodes MNHMHDFFIIKAKENGVNVIGLTRGKDTRFHHSEKLDKGEVMLAQFTEHTSAVKIRGKAVIMSRFGTLHTDVDE; translated from the coding sequence ATGAACCATATGCATGATTTTTTCATCATCAAGGCTAAAGAAAACGGAGTGAACGTCATTGGCTTAACCAGAGGAAAGGATACCCGTTTTCACCACTCCGAAAAATTGGATAAAGGTGAAGTGATGTTAGCCCAATTTACCGAACATACTTCAGCTGTTAAGATTCGTGGCAAAGCGGTCATTATGTCCCGCTTCGGCACACTGCATACAGATGTAGATGAATAA
- the folE gene encoding GTP cyclohydrolase I FolE produces the protein MSKADAKSDTETFAHIDSPAQPQEVDKAKIEQAVRMILEAIGENPDREGLVDTPKRVARMYEEVFSGMRTDPGHYFDVIFGEDHEELVLVKDIPFFSMCEHHLVPFFGKAHVAYIPKGGRVTGLSKLARAVEAVARRPQLQERITAMVADTMVEKLDPHGVVVVVEAEHMCMTMRGVKKPGAKTVTSAVRGCFEHDAAARAEVFSLIKG, from the coding sequence ATGTCAAAAGCTGATGCAAAATCTGATACAGAAACCTTTGCTCACATAGATTCTCCCGCCCAACCGCAGGAAGTGGATAAAGCGAAAATCGAACAAGCGGTGCGCATGATTTTAGAAGCAATAGGAGAGAATCCTGACCGGGAGGGATTGGTCGATACACCAAAGCGGGTGGCCCGTATGTACGAAGAAGTGTTTTCTGGTATGCGCACTGATCCCGGACACTATTTTGATGTGATTTTCGGGGAAGATCATGAGGAATTGGTGTTAGTTAAAGACATTCCTTTTTTTTCGATGTGTGAACATCATCTCGTTCCTTTCTTTGGCAAGGCGCATGTTGCCTACATCCCAAAGGGAGGGAGAGTGACAGGGCTGAGTAAATTGGCCCGTGCTGTCGAGGCCGTAGCCAGAAGACCCCAGCTGCAAGAAAGGATTACTGCTATGGTGGCCGATACAATGGTAGAGAAGTTAGATCCCCATGGCGTGGTGGTTGTTGTGGAAGCGGAGCATATGTGCATGACAATGAGAGGAGTAAAGAAGCCCGGAGCCAAAACGGTGACATCGGCTGTGCGTGGGTGTTTCGAACATGATGCCGCAGCCCGCGCTGAAGTTTTCAGCCTGATTAAGGGATGA
- a CDS encoding HU family DNA-binding protein, with protein MNKTELVARVAELAELTKKDAAKAVDAVFDAITEALQKGEKVQIIGFGNFEVRQRAARKGRNPQTGEEIEIAASKVPAFKPGKGLKEGIK; from the coding sequence ATGAATAAAACGGAATTGGTGGCCAGAGTGGCTGAATTGGCTGAACTGACCAAAAAAGATGCGGCCAAAGCGGTCGATGCCGTTTTTGACGCCATTACTGAAGCGTTGCAAAAAGGGGAAAAAGTCCAAATTATTGGTTTCGGAAACTTCGAAGTGCGTCAAAGAGCCGCCCGTAAAGGACGCAACCCTCAAACAGGTGAAGAAATTGAAATTGCTGCCAGCAAAGTGCCTGCTTTTAAGCCCGGTAAGGGATTAAAGGAAGGTATCAAGTAG
- the spoIVA gene encoding stage IV sporulation protein A, which produces MEKVDIFKDIAERTGGDIYIGVVGAVRTGKSTFIKRFMEQIVIPNIASESDRVRTQDEMPQSAAGRTIMTTEPKFVPNQAVEIQVNEGLKINVRLIDCVGYVVPGAKGYEDENGPRMVNTPWYEEPIPFQEAAEIGTRKVIQDHSTLGVVVTTDGTIADIPRENYVEAEERVVNELKEVGKPFILLINSTQPYRPETEALRNELAEKYDIPCMVASVEQMDERDFTNVMREVLFEFPVHEVNVNLPSWVMVLKEDHWLRRNYEEAVRDTVKDIRRLRDVDRVIGYFNEFDFIDEASLAGMDMGTGVADIDLNAPDSLYDEVLKEIVGVEIRGKDHLLELMQDFAIAKREYDNIAEALKMVKQTGYGIAPPQLEDMTLDEPEIIRQGSRFGVRLKATAPSIHMIKVDVESEFAPIIGTEKQSEELIRYLMQDFEDNPLAIWQSDVFGRSLHSIVREGISAKLASMPENARYKLKETLERIINEGSGGLIAIIL; this is translated from the coding sequence GTGGAAAAGGTGGACATTTTTAAGGACATCGCGGAACGAACCGGGGGCGATATTTATATCGGAGTCGTAGGGGCCGTTCGCACAGGAAAGTCAACCTTTATCAAGCGGTTTATGGAACAGATCGTCATTCCTAATATAGCCTCTGAATCGGACCGGGTCCGGACCCAAGATGAAATGCCACAAAGTGCGGCTGGCCGGACCATCATGACCACTGAGCCCAAATTTGTTCCCAACCAGGCAGTGGAGATACAAGTTAACGAAGGTTTAAAGATTAACGTCCGTTTGATTGACTGTGTTGGCTATGTGGTACCTGGGGCAAAGGGATATGAAGATGAAAACGGACCGCGCATGGTGAATACTCCCTGGTATGAAGAACCGATTCCATTTCAGGAAGCAGCTGAGATCGGGACACGCAAAGTGATTCAAGACCACTCCACGTTAGGAGTTGTGGTGACCACAGATGGAACCATCGCCGACATTCCCAGAGAAAATTATGTAGAAGCCGAAGAGCGTGTAGTTAATGAGTTAAAAGAGGTGGGCAAACCATTCATTCTGCTGATCAACTCCACACAGCCATATCGTCCGGAAACGGAAGCGCTGCGTAATGAATTAGCTGAAAAATATGATATTCCGTGCATGGTCGCCAGTGTGGAGCAGATGGATGAGCGTGACTTTACCAATGTCATGCGCGAAGTCCTCTTTGAATTCCCTGTTCATGAAGTGAATGTTAATCTGCCGAGCTGGGTGATGGTCCTGAAAGAGGACCACTGGTTGCGGAGGAATTATGAAGAAGCAGTCAGAGATACGGTTAAAGACATTCGCCGCTTGAGAGATGTGGACCGGGTGATTGGCTATTTTAATGAATTTGATTTCATTGACGAGGCTTCCCTGGCCGGTATGGATATGGGCACCGGAGTGGCCGATATTGACCTGAATGCCCCAGATTCACTGTATGATGAAGTGCTAAAAGAGATTGTTGGGGTAGAGATCAGAGGCAAAGATCATCTCCTTGAACTTATGCAGGATTTTGCCATAGCCAAGCGGGAATATGACAACATTGCTGAAGCACTAAAAATGGTGAAACAGACAGGTTACGGCATAGCCCCTCCGCAGTTAGAAGACATGACTTTGGATGAGCCGGAAATCATCCGCCAAGGCTCAAGGTTTGGGGTCCGTCTCAAAGCAACAGCACCCTCCATCCATATGATCAAGGTGGACGTGGAGTCAGAATTTGCACCAATTATTGGCACGGAAAAACAGAGTGAAGAGTTAATCCGCTATTTGATGCAAGACTTTGAAGATAACCCGCTTGCCATTTGGCAGTCTGATGTATTTGGTCGTTCGTTACATTCTATTGTCAGAGAAGGCATCTCCGCCAAGCTGGCCAGCATGCCAGAAAATGCCCGCTATAAACTGAAAGAGACACTGGAAAGAATTATAAACGAGGGATCTGGCGGATTAATTGCCATTATTCTATAA
- a CDS encoding DUF2768 family protein: protein MDPLTKMLIALLAMITMFIANISILTARKKLKGFFKFLLSVFAYLLLGLSLLMIVVVIFSI, encoded by the coding sequence ATGGATCCGTTAACAAAAATGCTGATTGCCCTCTTGGCCATGATTACCATGTTTATCGCCAATATTTCTATCTTGACCGCGCGCAAAAAGTTAAAAGGCTTTTTTAAATTCCTGCTGTCCGTATTCGCTTATCTGTTACTGGGCTTATCCTTGTTAATGATTGTGGTTGTCATTTTCTCCATTTGA
- a CDS encoding PCYCGC motif-containing (lipo)protein: MTERGIDMAAKLYKAGMIMIVFVSLMLFTGCQDKPDTHTFELDGKTYEFPEFVFGQYPNAPHAYAFATEARDVLKYIPCYCGCDVEPYNHQSNLNCFIDEEKSTEEIIVYDSHGAGUGICIEIALDVQQGIEQGYSLTEIRDYIDDTYSRFGVKPTPAPYPPEETP; the protein is encoded by the coding sequence ATGACTGAAAGAGGTATAGATATGGCTGCCAAACTTTACAAAGCAGGTATGATCATGATAGTTTTTGTCAGCTTAATGCTCTTCACCGGCTGTCAAGACAAGCCGGACACACACACCTTTGAATTGGATGGCAAGACTTATGAGTTTCCCGAGTTTGTCTTCGGGCAGTATCCCAACGCTCCCCATGCCTACGCTTTTGCTACTGAAGCAAGAGATGTTTTGAAGTATATCCCCTGTTATTGCGGATGTGACGTGGAACCTTATAACCACCAGAGCAATTTGAACTGTTTTATAGATGAAGAAAAAAGTACAGAGGAAATCATTGTTTATGACAGTCATGGTGCTGGATGAGGGATTTGCATTGAGATTGCACTGGATGTGCAACAAGGAATTGAACAAGGTTACTCCTTAACTGAGATTCGCGATTATATCGATGACACTTATTCCCGTTTTGGGGTGAAGCCAACACCTGCTCCATATCCACCTGAAGAAACCCCATAA
- a CDS encoding vitamin B12-dependent ribonucleotide reductase codes for MSTTLVTTAQGEKMQINIDRLNEDIKQFPQVHPVTPDMHRALKGVSRLVMLDRYAFKDIEKRTLKKGDFVVLTVKEDPKFPARGYGFVLDFDREKGTAKVCVDESFRGVLEDPQAMETGIIEVSLDLVEKPLEIYYEQIAKRVATGLSAVETDPAKREKCYREFYEELVNMNFVPAGRVLYGAGANIDVTLFNCYVMPFPHDSRGGIADHRKKVMEIMSRGGGVGTNGSTLRPRGALCKGVNGKSSGSVSWLDDIAKLTHLVEQGGSRRGAQMIMLADWHPDIIEFIVSKMQNPRVLRFIIEKAEDPRIKKAAKEKLKFTPLKPTEVEMYEKILAIHREAEESPFSREIIEEVEQKLADGGVYEVHQPDFLTGANISVCLTKEFMEAVEKDEEYELRFPDIENMTDEEMEIYNREWHKMGDVREWEARGYKTRVYQRIKARELWKLINICATYSGEPGIFFIDNANEMTNAKAYGQKVVATNPCGEQPLAPYSVCNLAAINLAQMVDKKTKQFNYEKLKKTVRIGVRMQDNVIDATPYFLEENTKQAKGERRIGMGVMGLHDALIYMEKVYGSEEGNRIVDKIFETIAVTAYETSIELAKEKGSFPYLVGKTEEETRKLREAFINTGYMKRMPEHIRQDILKYGIRNSHLLTVAPTGSTGTMVGVSTGLEPYYSFTYYRSGRLGKFIEVKADIVQEYLNEHPEADPDNLPEWFVSAMDLTPEQHADVQCVIQRWVDSSLSKTVNAPKGYTVQQVQTIYERLHKGGAKGGTVYVDGSRDAQVLSLTPEDQTFEDNQSLLEEWEKAESKKQYVVETIPDVKATKVTYGAEIGEICPICREGTVEEIGGCNTCNHCGAQLKCGL; via the coding sequence ATGAGTACCACGCTAGTCACAACGGCACAAGGGGAAAAGATGCAGATCAATATTGACCGGTTGAACGAGGATATCAAACAGTTTCCCCAGGTTCATCCGGTTACCCCCGATATGCACCGTGCCTTAAAAGGGGTATCCAGACTTGTGATGCTCGACCGGTATGCCTTTAAAGATATTGAAAAACGCACCCTGAAAAAAGGCGATTTTGTTGTTTTAACGGTCAAAGAGGATCCCAAGTTTCCAGCCCGGGGGTACGGGTTTGTCCTGGATTTTGACCGGGAGAAAGGGACAGCTAAAGTATGCGTGGATGAATCGTTCCGCGGTGTGCTGGAAGATCCGCAAGCCATGGAAACCGGCATTATAGAGGTCTCCCTTGATCTGGTGGAAAAACCGCTGGAAATTTATTATGAGCAGATCGCCAAACGTGTGGCGACAGGACTTTCTGCTGTTGAAACAGACCCGGCCAAGAGAGAGAAGTGTTATCGTGAATTTTATGAGGAACTGGTCAATATGAATTTTGTTCCGGCTGGACGGGTCCTCTATGGAGCCGGAGCAAATATTGACGTCACCTTGTTTAATTGTTATGTGATGCCTTTTCCCCATGATTCCCGCGGAGGCATTGCCGACCATCGCAAAAAAGTGATGGAAATTATGAGCCGTGGCGGTGGAGTGGGTACCAACGGCTCCACCTTGCGGCCAAGGGGTGCTTTATGTAAAGGAGTGAACGGTAAATCGAGCGGCTCTGTGTCCTGGCTGGATGATATTGCCAAGCTCACCCATCTGGTCGAGCAGGGGGGAAGCCGGCGGGGAGCCCAAATGATTATGCTGGCTGACTGGCATCCTGATATTATTGAATTTATTGTCTCCAAAATGCAAAACCCGCGGGTGTTGCGCTTTATCATAGAAAAGGCTGAGGATCCGCGCATCAAAAAAGCAGCCAAAGAAAAATTGAAATTTACCCCACTTAAACCGACAGAAGTGGAAATGTATGAAAAGATCCTGGCTATTCACAGGGAAGCGGAGGAATCTCCGTTCAGTCGGGAAATTATTGAAGAAGTGGAACAAAAACTTGCTGACGGCGGTGTTTATGAAGTGCATCAACCCGACTTCCTCACCGGGGCTAACATCTCCGTTTGCCTGACCAAAGAGTTTATGGAGGCCGTGGAGAAGGATGAAGAGTATGAGTTGCGCTTTCCGGACATTGAAAACATGACTGACGAAGAGATGGAGATTTACAATCGGGAATGGCACAAAATGGGGGATGTCAGAGAATGGGAAGCCCGGGGCTACAAAACCCGTGTCTATCAGCGGATTAAAGCAAGAGAACTGTGGAAGCTGATCAACATCTGCGCCACCTATTCGGGCGAGCCGGGTATCTTTTTTATCGATAATGCCAATGAGATGACCAACGCCAAGGCCTATGGCCAGAAAGTGGTGGCTACTAATCCCTGTGGGGAACAGCCCCTTGCACCGTACAGTGTATGCAACCTGGCTGCCATTAATTTGGCCCAAATGGTGGACAAAAAGACCAAACAATTTAATTACGAAAAATTGAAGAAAACGGTCCGCATTGGTGTGCGCATGCAAGATAATGTGATTGACGCCACTCCCTATTTCCTGGAGGAGAACACGAAGCAAGCTAAAGGAGAGCGGCGCATCGGCATGGGAGTGATGGGGCTTCATGACGCCTTGATTTACATGGAAAAAGTGTACGGGTCTGAAGAAGGGAACCGCATCGTTGATAAAATTTTTGAAACAATTGCCGTCACGGCTTATGAAACATCCATTGAACTGGCCAAAGAGAAGGGAAGTTTCCCCTATTTGGTCGGTAAAACTGAAGAAGAAACCCGGAAGCTGAGGGAAGCCTTCATTAACACCGGCTACATGAAACGGATGCCCGAACATATCCGCCAGGATATCCTCAAATACGGGATCCGCAATTCCCATTTGCTAACGGTTGCCCCCACAGGTTCAACAGGAACGATGGTCGGGGTAAGTACAGGTTTGGAGCCTTACTACTCCTTCACTTATTACCGTTCGGGACGGCTGGGCAAATTTATTGAAGTGAAGGCTGACATCGTCCAAGAATATCTCAACGAGCATCCTGAGGCTGACCCTGATAACCTGCCTGAATGGTTTGTCTCAGCCATGGACTTGACACCAGAACAGCATGCGGATGTACAGTGTGTCATTCAACGCTGGGTGGACAGTTCCTTAAGCAAAACAGTCAATGCGCCAAAAGGATACACGGTTCAACAGGTGCAAACCATTTACGAGCGGTTGCATAAAGGGGGAGCCAAAGGGGGAACTGTCTATGTGGACGGATCCCGTGACGCGCAAGTGCTCAGCTTAACGCCTGAAGACCAGACCTTTGAAGACAATCAATCCCTTCTGGAAGAATGGGAAAAAGCAGAAAGCAAAAAGCAATATGTGGTCGAAACCATTCCCGATGTCAAAGCCACCAAGGTGACCTATGGAGCTGAAATTGGTGAGATATGTCCCATTTGCCGCGAAGGAACGGTAGAAGAGATTGGCGGCTGCAACACGTGCAATCACTGCGGTGCCCAGTTGAAATGTGGGCTGTAA
- the dat gene encoding D-amino-acid transaminase has product MKQTDIILLNESYVPRQEAKIDIEDRGYQFGDGIYEVIRVYGGRVFLLSEHLQRLKRSADEIQLALPLSLDELKQRLLELTDRTKLDEGIIYVQLTRGVAPRYHGFPDPAVKAQLVAYTKPMDRPLTQQQQGVKAVLVNDIRWLRCDIKTVNLLPNVLAKQKATENGAFEAIQHRNGTVTEGSSSNVFMVKKGVLHTHPPNNLILNGITRQYVIQLCSELNLRVHEQTFSVNDLLQADEVFITSTTSEIIPVIQIDKDTIGEGRPGPITQQLQQAFDQRIAELKTKIVR; this is encoded by the coding sequence GTGAAACAAACGGACATTATTTTACTAAACGAATCATATGTCCCCCGCCAAGAAGCTAAAATTGATATTGAAGACAGGGGATATCAGTTTGGCGACGGCATCTATGAAGTGATCCGTGTTTACGGAGGACGAGTGTTTCTGCTTAGTGAACATCTTCAACGGTTGAAGCGGAGTGCCGATGAAATTCAACTTGCACTCCCCTTGTCACTGGATGAACTAAAACAGCGTCTGCTTGAGCTGACCGACCGCACCAAACTGGATGAAGGGATCATCTACGTGCAACTGACCAGGGGGGTGGCCCCGCGCTATCACGGTTTCCCTGACCCAGCGGTCAAAGCGCAGCTTGTGGCCTACACCAAACCGATGGATCGTCCACTCACCCAGCAGCAGCAAGGCGTAAAAGCTGTCCTTGTGAATGACATCCGCTGGTTGCGGTGTGACATTAAAACAGTTAATTTGCTGCCAAATGTGCTGGCTAAACAAAAAGCCACGGAGAACGGGGCATTTGAAGCAATCCAACACCGGAACGGAACAGTGACAGAGGGTAGCTCCTCCAATGTATTTATGGTTAAAAAGGGGGTATTACATACCCACCCGCCAAACAACCTGATCTTAAACGGCATTACCCGCCAATATGTCATCCAGTTGTGCTCAGAACTAAATCTTAGGGTACACGAACAAACGTTCTCTGTCAATGATTTGTTACAAGCGGATGAGGTATTTATTACCAGTACCACAAGTGAGATTATCCCGGTGATCCAGATTGACAAGGACACCATCGGAGAGGGGAGGCCGGGACCCATCACCCAACAGCTTCAACAGGCTTTTGACCAAAGAATAGCCGAGTTAAAAACAAAAATAGTAAGGTAG